In a genomic window of Dyadobacter fermentans DSM 18053:
- a CDS encoding RagB/SusD family nutrient uptake outer membrane protein, protein MRIKTILLFVAISAALGACSDFLDIAPKNAVVPSNFFQSEADFVQAVNGAYAPLQSMYNNSSSWAMGEMRSDNTHFFYNNDFRSPMPEEIDEFVNGAENTVTADRYYINFDMIARANKILSVIDDANLDKAKSDNFKGQVLFLRALAYFDLVRYYGGVPLPLTPATDLGSATLPRSTAEEVYTQIIADATEAAALLPVRANQEAGRATSGAAWMLLGDVHLTRKNWAEAETALLKVTGYTLLGDYAAVFSPSNKNNQESVFEVQYLQGTSLNLSSSFPYAFVPLTPDYTKLTLGPVGSQSASGSGWNIPTDDLLASYESRTADKRFSASIGFLTGPSTVSDTSYVNLPYIKKYQYPHSVFNQTNTNFPVYRYAETLLMLAEAANEQGKLADAQRYLNQVRTRAGLGDSPAKDQTALRAAILKERRVELAFENKRWLDLVRTGNAISVMNAYGAKLKANPAYFYLTPASYTLTEDDLLFPIPFLEIQVNPDLKQNPGY, encoded by the coding sequence ATGAGAATAAAGACCATACTATTGTTTGTGGCAATATCCGCAGCACTGGGCGCTTGCAGCGACTTTCTGGACATCGCCCCGAAAAATGCCGTAGTACCTTCCAATTTTTTCCAGTCGGAGGCCGACTTCGTTCAGGCGGTTAATGGCGCGTACGCCCCCTTGCAGTCCATGTACAACAATTCGTCGAGCTGGGCGATGGGCGAAATGCGGTCGGATAATACCCATTTTTTCTACAACAACGACTTCCGCTCACCCATGCCGGAGGAAATCGACGAGTTCGTGAATGGCGCCGAAAATACGGTAACTGCCGACCGGTACTACATCAATTTTGACATGATTGCCCGCGCGAACAAGATCCTCTCCGTGATCGACGACGCCAATCTCGACAAGGCAAAAAGTGATAATTTCAAAGGACAAGTGCTGTTCCTGCGCGCATTGGCGTATTTCGATCTGGTGCGTTATTACGGTGGCGTACCCCTTCCGCTGACGCCAGCTACGGACCTCGGTTCGGCTACATTGCCGCGCTCCACCGCAGAGGAAGTTTACACCCAGATCATCGCCGACGCCACCGAGGCCGCTGCATTGCTGCCGGTCAGGGCTAACCAGGAAGCCGGCCGGGCCACATCGGGAGCCGCCTGGATGTTGCTGGGCGACGTGCACCTGACAAGGAAAAACTGGGCAGAAGCCGAAACAGCGCTTTTGAAAGTGACTGGTTACACGTTGCTGGGCGACTACGCGGCTGTTTTTAGTCCTTCCAATAAAAACAACCAGGAATCCGTATTTGAAGTCCAGTATTTACAGGGAACATCGTTGAATTTGTCCAGTTCTTTTCCCTACGCATTCGTCCCGCTCACACCGGATTACACAAAGCTGACATTGGGCCCGGTCGGCTCGCAGTCGGCTTCCGGCTCAGGATGGAACATCCCTACCGACGACCTGCTGGCGTCGTACGAAAGCCGCACCGCCGACAAGCGGTTCAGTGCCTCCATTGGCTTCCTCACCGGGCCGTCAACCGTGTCGGACACCAGCTATGTGAATTTACCTTACATTAAAAAATACCAATACCCGCATTCGGTTTTTAACCAAACCAACACCAATTTTCCGGTTTACCGCTATGCCGAAACACTGCTGATGCTGGCCGAAGCGGCTAACGAGCAGGGCAAGCTAGCCGACGCGCAGCGATATCTTAACCAGGTGCGCACCCGGGCCGGGCTGGGCGACTCACCGGCCAAAGACCAAACGGCACTCCGCGCTGCGATCCTGAAAGAGCGGCGGGTGGAGCTGGCATTCGAAAACAAACGCTGGCTGGACCTCGTCCGGACGGGCAACGCCATTTCTGTGATGAATGCTTACGGAGCAAAATTGAAAGCAAATCCTGCCTACTTCTACCTTACGCCGGCGTCCTACACGCTCACGGAGGACGATTTGCTTTTTCCAATACCGTTCCTCGAAATACAAGTCAATCCCGACTTGAAGCAGAACCCAGGATATTGA
- a CDS encoding TonB-dependent receptor, with product MRITILQSILLCIGISLGYAHEGRTQDLLDRSITIRAENTEIRKVLAQIESKAKVEFVYSSNAIGADRKISVVAIDRKLSDVLNMALKPLNITYSIVGGQIMLRKVPEKAAEPRPQKEEAVVADKQVSGKVTDAKGGALPGVSIILKGSQQGTISDADGAYSISVPDENAVLVFSFVGYISQEIAVANRAQVDVMMADDEKSLDELVVVGYGKQSTRQLSSSVATVSGKDFADLPVSQFTQKLQGKLAGVQISQATGTPGAGMTVRIRGAASLNAGADPLYVIDGNPIVGSISNINPNEIESISVLKDASATALYGSRAANGVVLIETKKAVAGQTRIDYSAYFGIQQVPQRGRPDMMNAREFATWRKELAEERGLDVDPVFQNPEQYGEGTNWFNAITRTAPMTEHSLSLSTGTEKFSTTATAGFLNQDGVVLGSGYKRYSLRINTTFRPVEKLTIGLNVAPTYATNTNSGIDNVGGDFNEALQTSPLAPLRNPDGSLTLKATSPGMFDTPNYARTLTDRVVNNSNTRILSNLFAEYQPIKGLYLRTSGNIDMGDSRNFLFKGTTTGERGVGLYKTPTSALSESSYLSWVNENTANYTKEIGDHNFDALVGFTAQKFKQDNSAINGSNYPDDKVQTISAAGTITASSSIQEWSLLSYLARLNYNFKGKYLVSASIRRDGSSRFGAQNRWGNFPSLSLGWILSEESFMADMRTISFLKLRASYGVTGNFNIGNYSHIPTISTANYVFGAGVAGGRRVDNLADEGIGWESNKQLNIGLDVNLFNDRINVTYNYYRKNTSDLLFNVGVPRASGYSNIQTNIGELKFWGHEFSVSTTNIQRKALRWTTDFNISFDRNEVVSLGNKTSKLITGPGSGVIGGSHITIVGQPIGMLYGMDHLGVYKDQADFDRFPKHTTSQVGTVKFRDVDNDGAITVNDATIIGNPHPKFIFGMTNSLQYNSFDVSVTLSGTYGNDILRGSEQTLTNLDGVFNVLADVKDRWRSPENPGKGRYGSLAAGTTGLERDWWGSQMLYKASHISVNNVTLGYTVPLKATRGVKRLRAYASVQQLHIFTKYPGANPQVAVSTASTGLGIDGGSYPVPRTCTIGVNVGF from the coding sequence ATGAGGATCACCATTCTACAATCGATTTTACTATGTATCGGCATTTCGCTGGGGTACGCGCATGAAGGGCGCACCCAGGACCTGCTCGACCGCTCCATTACGATCCGGGCCGAAAACACCGAGATCCGGAAAGTGCTCGCGCAAATCGAGAGCAAGGCGAAGGTGGAGTTCGTGTACAGTTCCAATGCCATTGGCGCCGATCGGAAAATCAGCGTGGTGGCCATTGACCGGAAGTTATCGGACGTTCTCAATATGGCTTTGAAGCCCCTCAACATTACATATAGCATTGTCGGCGGGCAAATCATGCTGCGGAAGGTGCCGGAAAAAGCAGCAGAGCCCCGGCCGCAAAAAGAAGAGGCGGTGGTGGCTGACAAGCAGGTGTCCGGCAAGGTGACCGACGCGAAAGGCGGAGCGTTGCCCGGCGTCAGTATCATTTTGAAAGGCTCCCAACAGGGAACGATCTCCGATGCCGACGGTGCATATTCAATCAGCGTGCCGGATGAGAATGCCGTGCTGGTATTTTCATTTGTGGGCTACATAAGCCAGGAAATCGCCGTCGCCAACCGCGCCCAGGTGGATGTGATGATGGCCGACGACGAGAAGTCGCTGGATGAATTGGTAGTGGTGGGGTATGGAAAACAATCGACGCGGCAGCTTTCGAGCTCCGTCGCAACGGTAAGCGGCAAGGATTTTGCGGACCTTCCCGTTTCACAATTCACCCAAAAATTGCAGGGCAAACTGGCGGGCGTGCAAATATCCCAGGCAACCGGCACTCCCGGCGCGGGCATGACCGTGCGCATCAGAGGGGCCGCTTCCCTCAATGCCGGCGCCGATCCGTTGTATGTGATTGACGGAAACCCCATTGTGGGCAGCATCAGCAATATCAACCCGAATGAGATCGAGAGCATCAGCGTACTGAAAGACGCCTCGGCCACGGCCCTGTACGGTTCCCGCGCAGCCAATGGGGTGGTGCTGATCGAGACCAAAAAAGCAGTCGCAGGCCAGACGCGCATCGATTACAGCGCCTATTTCGGGATTCAGCAGGTGCCGCAGCGCGGCCGCCCCGATATGATGAACGCCCGCGAATTTGCCACCTGGCGCAAGGAACTGGCCGAGGAACGCGGCCTGGATGTGGACCCGGTGTTCCAAAATCCTGAACAATATGGCGAGGGTACCAACTGGTTCAATGCGATTACCCGCACGGCCCCTATGACCGAACATAGCCTGTCGCTCAGCACCGGAACGGAGAAGTTCAGCACCACGGCGACTGCCGGGTTTTTGAACCAGGACGGCGTGGTGCTGGGATCGGGATACAAAAGATATTCGCTGCGCATCAATACCACTTTCCGGCCTGTCGAAAAACTGACCATCGGCCTGAACGTGGCACCGACTTACGCTACCAATACCAACAGCGGCATCGACAATGTAGGTGGGGATTTCAACGAGGCTTTGCAAACCTCCCCGCTGGCGCCGTTGAGAAACCCGGACGGCAGCCTGACGCTGAAAGCGACTTCTCCGGGCATGTTTGACACACCCAATTATGCGAGAACGCTTACCGACCGCGTGGTGAACAACAGCAATACCCGTATCCTGTCCAATCTTTTCGCGGAATATCAGCCCATTAAGGGCCTGTACCTGCGTACATCGGGCAATATCGATATGGGCGATTCGCGAAACTTCCTGTTTAAGGGAACGACCACCGGCGAGCGTGGCGTCGGACTTTACAAAACACCTACCTCGGCGTTGAGCGAAAGCTCCTATCTCTCGTGGGTGAATGAAAACACAGCGAATTATACAAAAGAAATCGGCGACCATAACTTCGATGCATTGGTTGGTTTTACGGCGCAAAAATTCAAACAGGACAATAGCGCTATCAACGGCAGCAATTATCCCGACGACAAAGTGCAGACTATCAGCGCAGCCGGGACGATCACCGCTTCGAGCAGCATTCAGGAATGGAGCCTGCTGTCTTACCTCGCCAGGCTGAATTATAATTTCAAAGGGAAATACCTCGTGTCGGCCTCGATTCGCCGCGATGGCTCGTCCCGCTTTGGCGCGCAGAATCGCTGGGGGAACTTTCCGTCGCTGTCGCTAGGCTGGATTTTGTCTGAAGAAAGCTTCATGGCGGATATGCGCACGATCTCGTTTCTGAAACTGAGGGCGAGCTACGGGGTTACCGGCAATTTTAATATCGGCAATTACAGCCACATTCCTACCATTTCCACTGCGAACTATGTGTTCGGCGCAGGCGTGGCCGGGGGCAGGAGGGTGGATAATCTGGCCGATGAGGGCATCGGCTGGGAGTCTAACAAACAGCTCAATATCGGGTTGGATGTGAACCTTTTCAACGACAGGATCAATGTTACCTACAACTATTACCGCAAGAACACCAGCGATTTGCTATTTAACGTGGGTGTTCCAAGGGCTTCGGGATATTCGAATATCCAGACCAATATCGGTGAATTGAAGTTCTGGGGACATGAGTTCTCCGTCAGTACGACCAATATCCAGCGCAAAGCGTTGAGATGGACTACCGATTTCAACATTTCGTTCGACCGGAACGAGGTCGTTTCGCTCGGAAACAAAACTTCCAAACTCATTACCGGCCCCGGCAGCGGCGTGATCGGCGGCTCGCACATTACCATCGTCGGTCAGCCGATCGGAATGCTTTACGGCATGGACCATTTGGGGGTTTATAAAGATCAGGCGGATTTCGACCGTTTTCCCAAGCATACCACGTCACAGGTGGGCACGGTGAAATTCCGTGATGTGGACAACGACGGTGCCATCACGGTTAACGACGCGACGATCATCGGCAATCCGCATCCTAAATTCATTTTCGGGATGACCAACTCGCTGCAATACAATAGCTTCGATGTGTCGGTTACGTTGTCGGGTACCTATGGGAATGATATCCTGCGCGGCTCGGAGCAGACGCTCACCAACCTCGACGGCGTATTCAACGTGCTGGCCGATGTGAAGGACCGCTGGCGGTCGCCCGAGAACCCGGGCAAGGGCCGTTATGGAAGCCTGGCGGCAGGCACCACCGGCCTCGAACGCGACTGGTGGGGCAGCCAGATGTTGTACAAGGCAAGCCATATTTCGGTGAACAACGTTACGCTGGGCTACACCGTTCCGCTGAAAGCGACCAGGGGCGTGAAAAGGCTCAGAGCTTATGCGAGCGTTCAGCAGCTGCATATTTTCACCAAATACCCGGGAGCCAACCCGCAGGTTGCCGTCAGCACGGCGTCCACCGGTCTGGGTATCGACGGCGGCTCGTATCCCGTACCGCGCACTTGTACGATCGGCGTGAACGTCGGATTCTAA
- a CDS encoding FecR family protein, with protein MTKKNFYTLLKRYQAGTCTDQEKRLVEQWFLTLDEEIPHYDSADNEAVEERIWTAIQQRTDDRNGIFNLSWWKWAAAAVVLLVAGWATYRYQATQPPSLAGASAEKVTRKNLVTNTNQSNAPKAFQLPDGSEIRLSPKSSISYEPRFDGVQREVYLEGNAFFHVRKDSRRPFLVHTGDVVTKVLGTSFWVKGMDNNSAIEVSVVTGKVAVSQHTGPDPAGTGKVANGVILTANQRVKYTSQTHTFETGLVAAPVPMPVDKAGNKVSGSFDFQESPFSEVIGKIEEAYGIEIILEDETIKGCMFSGNITRQPLFTKLDLLCNSINASYEVRGTRILISGKGCSGIN; from the coding sequence ATGACAAAAAAGAACTTTTATACACTGCTGAAACGGTACCAGGCAGGCACCTGCACGGACCAGGAGAAAAGGCTGGTGGAGCAATGGTTTTTAACCCTCGACGAAGAGATTCCCCATTACGACAGTGCGGACAATGAGGCCGTCGAAGAGCGCATCTGGACTGCAATCCAGCAGCGGACCGACGACCGCAACGGGATTTTCAACCTCTCATGGTGGAAGTGGGCCGCCGCCGCCGTGGTTTTGCTCGTGGCAGGCTGGGCCACCTACCGGTACCAGGCAACCCAGCCGCCATCGCTAGCCGGGGCATCTGCGGAAAAAGTCACCCGCAAAAACCTTGTTACCAATACCAACCAATCCAATGCCCCTAAGGCGTTTCAGCTGCCCGACGGTTCCGAAATCCGGCTTTCGCCAAAGAGCAGTATCAGCTACGAACCCCGGTTCGATGGCGTGCAGCGGGAGGTTTACCTCGAAGGAAATGCGTTTTTCCACGTGCGGAAAGACTCGCGCCGACCATTCCTGGTGCACACGGGCGACGTTGTGACCAAGGTGCTGGGCACCAGTTTCTGGGTGAAGGGGATGGACAACAACAGCGCCATCGAAGTGTCGGTGGTGACCGGGAAGGTGGCCGTATCGCAGCATACCGGTCCGGACCCGGCCGGCACGGGCAAAGTGGCAAATGGCGTGATCCTCACCGCTAACCAGCGGGTTAAATACACATCGCAAACGCATACATTCGAAACAGGCCTGGTAGCGGCGCCGGTTCCCATGCCGGTCGATAAGGCGGGCAACAAGGTGTCGGGCTCGTTTGATTTTCAGGAAAGTCCGTTCAGCGAAGTGATCGGGAAGATAGAAGAAGCCTATGGGATTGAAATCATCCTGGAAGACGAAACCATCAAGGGCTGCATGTTCAGCGGCAACATTACCCGGCAACCGCTGTTCACCAAGCTGGATTTGCTTTGCAACTCGATAAATGCAAGCTACGAAGTGCGCGGAACCCGCATATTGATCAGTGGGAAAGGCTGCTCAGGTATCAACTAA
- a CDS encoding RNA polymerase sigma-70 factor, translating to MDSESLHSADPFSEPKVLQKKDFEALYRLYWQRLYNFALSKTHDRDVAEEIVQDLFVTIWEKRRELRVTNYQSYLFVSVRNKVINHYKQAIFADLDSASDSVAPDYPLFLEELDAALRNALGQLPQKTHDIFFLSRFEGKSVSEISSQLAIPERTIEYHITQALRQLKVLLRNSTSIIIAVIINIKF from the coding sequence TTGGATTCCGAGTCCCTGCATAGCGCCGATCCTTTTTCGGAACCGAAAGTCCTTCAAAAGAAAGATTTTGAGGCACTTTACAGGTTGTATTGGCAGCGCTTGTACAATTTTGCCCTTTCCAAAACGCACGACAGGGACGTTGCGGAGGAAATCGTACAGGACTTGTTTGTAACCATTTGGGAAAAACGCCGGGAATTGCGGGTGACAAACTACCAGAGCTACCTCTTCGTGTCGGTGCGCAACAAGGTCATCAACCACTACAAGCAGGCAATCTTTGCAGATCTGGACAGTGCTTCTGATTCCGTAGCTCCCGATTATCCGCTGTTTCTGGAAGAGCTCGACGCTGCATTGAGAAACGCCCTGGGCCAGCTTCCCCAAAAAACGCACGACATCTTCTTTCTCAGCCGGTTCGAGGGAAAATCGGTGAGCGAAATTTCCTCTCAGCTCGCAATCCCCGAACGTACCATCGAATACCACATCACCCAGGCGCTTCGCCAGCTGAAAGTACTGCTCCGCAACAGTACATCCATTATCATTGCAGTTATTATAAATATTAAATTTTAA
- a CDS encoding SdrD B-like domain-containing protein, producing MRISTSTLIAFFNLAFFGSAAVAQGPVSITGTVWQEKKPFDGIRDPSEAVVPAVLVKLLASDGKVVGTTISKSDGTFALSAATAGAYFLEYVYPTKGYSVVPKRAGSDNSVNSAANSSNYSDQIVVDGVTPVEAQGLGLQPKPNTITYCTMKEPAVTVWQEDLLLPKSSVEPQPVAVNIFASGAVWHPTIGIENLGTPDEYDISVQGIITLALPKSQTLKVNSDVPKTGNLPAYDGTQDYGGTSGISWPNEYSFATGSYDYAPFLVDGAFKGNESLVIEGDSKSGVTVVGSGNQQTFVQTYVSAGACVVYQYAEGALPVTLVAFSANQEAGQVQLKWETGEETNSSHFEVEASADGKKFVQIGRVAASGESSERKTYTFTDAKPLAPVTLYRLKMVDTDETFAYSRIVVTKNNQATLFSVFPNPAANELVVRSAQEGNVAEVQLFDARSVLVLKKTGAEPIDISKLTPGTYVVRVVDHNGAAQSQKLLIHR from the coding sequence ATGAGAATCTCTACATCCACTTTAATTGCATTTTTCAATCTGGCATTCTTCGGAAGTGCTGCAGTTGCCCAGGGACCGGTGTCGATCACCGGCACAGTATGGCAGGAAAAGAAACCGTTTGATGGAATCCGGGACCCTTCGGAGGCCGTAGTACCCGCCGTGCTGGTGAAACTGCTCGCCTCCGACGGCAAAGTTGTTGGCACGACCATCAGCAAAAGCGACGGAACATTTGCACTGAGTGCCGCTACCGCGGGAGCGTACTTTCTGGAATACGTGTATCCAACCAAAGGATATTCCGTTGTACCGAAGCGCGCAGGCAGCGACAACTCGGTAAACAGCGCAGCAAACAGTTCGAACTATTCCGATCAGATTGTCGTCGATGGCGTAACGCCCGTTGAAGCACAAGGGCTCGGCCTGCAACCGAAACCCAACACGATCACATACTGTACCATGAAAGAGCCCGCGGTAACAGTATGGCAAGAGGATCTGCTCCTCCCCAAATCCAGCGTGGAGCCGCAACCGGTTGCCGTCAACATCTTCGCCTCCGGGGCGGTATGGCACCCCACTATCGGGATCGAAAACCTGGGAACACCCGACGAATATGACATTTCGGTACAGGGCATTATCACCCTGGCACTGCCCAAAAGCCAGACATTGAAAGTCAATAGCGATGTCCCTAAAACCGGAAATTTGCCAGCTTACGATGGTACGCAGGACTACGGCGGCACATCGGGAATCAGCTGGCCCAACGAGTATTCATTCGCGACGGGCAGTTACGACTATGCTCCGTTTTTAGTGGACGGCGCTTTCAAAGGAAACGAATCACTGGTGATAGAGGGCGACTCTAAAAGTGGCGTGACCGTGGTGGGAAGCGGTAACCAGCAGACCTTCGTGCAAACGTACGTAAGCGCGGGTGCGTGTGTGGTGTACCAGTATGCAGAAGGTGCATTGCCCGTGACGCTCGTTGCTTTCTCTGCCAACCAGGAAGCAGGCCAGGTGCAGCTCAAATGGGAAACCGGCGAAGAGACCAATAGCAGCCATTTCGAAGTAGAAGCCAGTGCCGATGGCAAGAAATTCGTGCAGATAGGGCGAGTAGCCGCCTCCGGTGAAAGCTCAGAGCGCAAAACCTATACATTCACTGATGCAAAACCGCTGGCCCCGGTGACGCTGTACCGTTTGAAAATGGTTGATACCGACGAAACTTTCGCATACAGCCGGATCGTCGTTACGAAAAACAACCAGGCTACCCTGTTCTCCGTATTCCCTAACCCTGCTGCCAATGAGCTCGTTGTGCGCTCGGCACAGGAAGGAAATGTGGCGGAAGTACAGCTGTTCGATGCGCGCTCGGTGCTCGTGCTGAAAAAGACCGGTGCAGAACCGATCGATATTTCGAAGCTCACGCCCGGCACTTACGTGGTGCGTGTGGTAGATCACAATGGAGCGGCCCAGTCGCAGAAACTGCTGATCCACCGCTAA
- a CDS encoding sensor histidine kinase gives MNTHLHKAGLAVAASIPLFVLPARISEGQLNDPVNLIGSEIVIFLMSLTCWYSIHYIRRRVKSWKGIVLSVLCCCFWSNVFFFTFNPYFKDFPFRTSRSFSMRVMMLSSRGVLMSIVLIPAAVYLKRDYEARFQRRENERLALERIKVENELLEEAVAERTHALHQTLHSLEESQQSLKHQLYVQSRLVASITHDIGAPFNYLLMVSRNICELLQRQEYDTVETHSIELTKSLETMYGYVKNLLEFTKLPVEHKLSRLETIHLGQLVVQKSALFKGVINSQGNTLELELNAAAGIVSNPGLLGVVLHNLIDNANKHTRNGRIVIRSAMQHEQAHLSIENTGNQVPPAIVQWFNSKTGEPVLQRDIAPLAGIGLILVKEISTMLGIAVCMRSDERSTAVELAFQS, from the coding sequence ATGAATACCCATCTACATAAAGCGGGCCTGGCCGTGGCAGCCTCGATCCCGCTATTCGTATTGCCGGCCCGCATTTCCGAAGGGCAGTTGAATGACCCTGTTAACCTGATCGGCTCGGAAATCGTGATTTTCCTGATGTCGCTCACATGCTGGTACAGCATCCATTACATCCGGCGACGGGTCAAAAGCTGGAAGGGCATTGTGCTGTCGGTACTTTGCTGCTGCTTTTGGTCCAATGTCTTTTTCTTCACATTCAATCCCTATTTTAAAGACTTCCCTTTCCGTACGTCCCGGAGCTTTTCCATGCGGGTGATGATGCTGTCGAGCCGGGGCGTGCTGATGAGCATTGTCCTGATCCCCGCGGCGGTGTACCTCAAAAGAGACTATGAAGCGCGTTTTCAGCGCAGGGAGAATGAGCGGCTCGCATTGGAACGGATCAAGGTCGAGAACGAGTTGCTCGAAGAGGCCGTGGCCGAACGGACGCACGCATTGCACCAAACGCTCCATTCCCTAGAAGAGTCGCAGCAAAGCTTGAAGCACCAATTGTACGTCCAATCGCGCCTCGTGGCGTCTATCACGCACGATATCGGCGCGCCGTTCAATTACCTGCTCATGGTGTCCAGGAACATCTGTGAGCTGCTCCAACGGCAGGAGTACGACACCGTGGAAACCCATAGCATCGAGCTGACCAAGTCCCTCGAAACCATGTATGGTTATGTCAAAAACCTGCTTGAATTCACTAAGCTGCCTGTCGAGCACAAGCTGTCGAGGCTGGAAACGATCCACCTCGGACAGCTCGTGGTGCAGAAATCTGCATTATTTAAAGGGGTGATCAACAGCCAGGGCAATACCCTCGAACTGGAACTGAATGCAGCGGCCGGGATCGTGAGTAACCCCGGCCTGCTGGGCGTGGTGCTGCATAACCTCATCGACAACGCTAATAAACATACGCGCAACGGCCGGATCGTGATCAGGAGCGCCATGCAGCACGAGCAGGCGCACCTGTCGATCGAAAATACCGGCAACCAGGTACCGCCCGCTATCGTGCAATGGTTCAATTCCAAAACCGGGGAACCGGTTTTGCAGCGGGATATCGCGCCACTGGCCGGCATTGGGCTCATTCTGGTAAAGGAAATCTCCACGATGCTCGGAATCGCCGTCTGCATGCGGTCAGATGAGCGGTCGACGGCAGTGGAACTGGCATTCCAAAGCTAA
- a CDS encoding response regulator, whose amino-acid sequence MKQFLVVDDHPMMQISLQLLLKEIFEGCNVHMTASFQDSLARLDETNIDLIVLDLGIPGSAGVDMIKQLRERQPEVRILVFSARDESMNAPIYLRAGANGFLHKMSSQDEIRTALKTVINDKKYVSSQLQAQMLEALTSNKAIDANSYDGLSPREKEVLHKMLDGDTIKEISESLRMKQSTVSTYKERIMQKMEATNIVDLVRKTLWYID is encoded by the coding sequence ATGAAGCAATTTTTAGTGGTTGATGATCATCCTATGATGCAGATCAGCCTGCAACTTCTATTGAAAGAAATTTTCGAAGGTTGTAACGTACACATGACGGCTTCGTTTCAGGATTCACTTGCGAGACTGGACGAAACCAACATCGATTTGATCGTGCTGGACCTGGGTATTCCGGGCAGTGCGGGTGTGGACATGATCAAACAACTGCGCGAGCGACAGCCGGAGGTGCGTATTCTGGTGTTCAGCGCGCGTGACGAGTCCATGAACGCGCCCATTTACCTGCGGGCGGGTGCGAATGGTTTTTTACACAAAATGTCCTCGCAGGACGAAATACGGACTGCTTTGAAGACCGTCATCAACGACAAAAAGTACGTAAGCAGCCAGTTGCAGGCACAAATGCTCGAAGCCCTGACTTCCAACAAGGCGATTGACGCGAACAGCTACGATGGCCTCTCGCCGCGCGAAAAGGAGGTCTTGCACAAAATGCTCGACGGCGACACGATCAAGGAGATCAGTGAATCGCTGCGCATGAAGCAGTCCACTGTAAGCACCTACAAAGAGCGGATCATGCAGAAAATGGAAGCAACCAACATTGTGGACCTTGTGCGCAAAACGCTTTGGTATATTGATTAA
- a CDS encoding FAD:protein FMN transferase — MLIRSLVAWLAMLAFVAGCALPGHAQVTVKRRVTLMGSLFDISITARDSAGAHAEIDRAVEEITRIENLISEWRPETQISEVNRNAGIRPVTVDREVFELTRRAVQYSNMTGGAFDVSIAAMDKLWRYDGSMTEMPDPEAIRKSIENVGFRHIVLDSLHSTIYLSRPGMKIGFGSIGKGYAADRCRELLQARGVPGGIVNASGDLAAWGEQADGKPWAIGINNPFKTRKMVKVFKIRTGSFATSGSYEKYAEIDGKRFSHIINPQTGYPSTGITSVTISGPSTEFANFLSTSVMVLGVPNGLDLVKRFPGYQCLLLTDHARIVRSRGK, encoded by the coding sequence ATGCTTATAAGATCGCTGGTGGCTTGGCTGGCAATGCTTGCATTCGTGGCCGGATGTGCACTACCCGGCCATGCCCAGGTGACGGTGAAGCGCCGGGTGACGCTCATGGGGTCATTGTTCGACATCAGCATTACGGCCAGGGATTCGGCTGGCGCTCATGCGGAAATCGACCGGGCGGTGGAAGAAATCACGCGCATCGAAAACCTGATCTCCGAATGGCGCCCCGAAACGCAGATCTCCGAAGTGAACAGGAATGCCGGGATCAGGCCGGTAACGGTGGACAGGGAAGTATTTGAACTCACCCGGCGGGCCGTTCAATATTCCAATATGACCGGTGGCGCATTCGACGTGAGCATTGCCGCCATGGACAAGCTATGGCGGTACGATGGCAGCATGACCGAAATGCCCGACCCGGAAGCGATCCGGAAATCGATCGAAAACGTGGGGTTCCGGCACATCGTGCTCGATAGCCTGCATTCCACGATTTACCTGTCGCGACCGGGCATGAAAATCGGTTTTGGCTCCATTGGAAAAGGCTACGCCGCCGACCGCTGCCGCGAGCTCCTGCAAGCGCGGGGCGTGCCGGGCGGAATCGTAAATGCCTCGGGCGACCTGGCCGCATGGGGTGAGCAGGCCGACGGAAAACCCTGGGCAATCGGCATTAATAATCCATTCAAAACGCGGAAAATGGTGAAGGTTTTTAAAATCAGGACCGGTTCCTTCGCTACTTCGGGCAGCTATGAGAAATATGCCGAGATCGACGGCAAGCGATTTTCACACATCATTAATCCCCAAACGGGCTATCCGTCGACGGGCATTACCAGCGTCACCATCTCCGGGCCCAGCACGGAGTTTGCCAATTTCCTCAGCACGTCGGTAATGGTTCTGGGCGTGCCAAACGGCCTCGATCTGGTGAAACGTTTTCCCGGATATCAATGCCTGCTTCTCACCGATCATGCACGGATTGTACGCAGCAGAGGCAAATAA